The proteins below come from a single Streptomyces sp. B3I8 genomic window:
- a CDS encoding nuclear transport factor 2 family protein, protein MNSPLGADARAIDVLEEFYRAERIYMSAGGALAGASFDEMGATLDPNVILHQSPDLPWGGDWIGYEGFKGWSIEMSRHWDIVDVQHPVFFENADQVVVLCQLVTRSRVTGETLDQPMAQVVTVKNGRITEFRAFYWHVPQYRAACRSEGGEAQEAQS, encoded by the coding sequence ATGAATTCACCGCTGGGCGCCGATGCGCGCGCCATCGACGTGCTTGAAGAGTTCTACCGGGCAGAGCGGATCTACATGTCCGCGGGAGGCGCCCTCGCCGGAGCGAGCTTCGACGAGATGGGCGCGACCCTCGACCCCAACGTAATCCTGCACCAGTCGCCCGATCTGCCCTGGGGCGGTGACTGGATCGGCTACGAAGGGTTCAAGGGCTGGTCCATCGAGATGAGCCGGCACTGGGACATCGTCGATGTTCAGCACCCTGTGTTCTTCGAGAACGCTGATCAGGTCGTCGTGCTCTGCCAGCTTGTCACGCGCTCCCGCGTGACAGGCGAGACACTCGATCAGCCGATGGCACAGGTAGTGACGGTGAAGAACGGGCGGATCACCGAGTTCCGAGCCTTCTACTGGCACGTTCCGCAGTACAGAGCGGCCTGCCGGTCCGAAGGCGGCGAAGCACAGGAGGCACAGTCGTGA
- a CDS encoding ABC transporter permease → MRTSNAVAPPAGAEAALKSEVTQVIDVRMRMAAASRFALPGLLLVFVVTFSIVLPETFATWDNARTILSTQSVLALVALAALMTLVIGEFDLSLGAQMGLAALLLPGLSAHGKVPLSLAVPLTIAATTAVGLMNGLLVARAKVNSFIATIGTSALIGAFVLAYSGGTVIFLGVPPEILKISSSAPWGVPAPILYVAVVSVFVWLLLQRTPFGRYMSAIGGSKDAARLAGINSDRVTVVTFVLAGTLTGIAGVVQAGQLGSGNPSVGPSYLLPAFAAAFLGATSFRVGQFNVWGTLTAVVTLATGVTGLNLLGLPSWVEPAFNGTALLLAVALTRYLRGRPL, encoded by the coding sequence GTGAGAACATCCAACGCAGTGGCACCCCCGGCCGGTGCTGAAGCCGCTCTGAAGTCCGAAGTTACTCAGGTCATCGACGTGCGTATGCGTATGGCCGCCGCCTCCAGATTCGCTCTCCCCGGCCTACTGCTGGTATTCGTGGTCACATTTTCAATTGTGTTGCCCGAAACCTTCGCAACATGGGACAACGCGAGGACCATCCTCAGCACTCAGTCTGTGCTGGCCCTCGTGGCGCTGGCCGCGCTGATGACGCTCGTGATCGGCGAGTTCGACCTCTCGCTCGGCGCTCAGATGGGTCTTGCTGCACTACTGCTGCCCGGCCTCAGCGCCCATGGCAAGGTGCCGCTCTCCCTTGCCGTACCGTTGACGATCGCGGCGACGACGGCGGTGGGGCTCATGAACGGGCTTCTCGTCGCACGAGCCAAAGTCAACTCCTTCATTGCCACGATCGGCACGTCGGCGCTGATCGGGGCGTTTGTGCTGGCGTACTCGGGCGGCACGGTGATCTTCCTGGGAGTGCCGCCGGAGATCCTCAAGATCTCTTCGTCCGCTCCGTGGGGCGTGCCTGCGCCCATTCTCTACGTGGCAGTCGTGTCCGTGTTCGTCTGGCTCCTCCTGCAGCGCACGCCCTTCGGGCGCTATATGAGTGCCATCGGTGGCAGCAAGGACGCCGCGCGACTGGCGGGTATCAACTCCGACCGCGTCACGGTCGTCACCTTCGTCCTTGCCGGCACACTCACCGGCATCGCCGGTGTGGTGCAGGCCGGTCAACTCGGCAGCGGCAACCCATCGGTGGGGCCGTCGTACCTGCTGCCGGCCTTCGCCGCGGCATTCCTTGGAGCGACGAGCTTCCGCGTCGGGCAGTTCAACGTGTGGGGCACTCTGACCGCTGTGGTGACCCTGGCAACCGGAGTGACAGGGCTGAACCTGCTGGGGTTGCCGAGTTGGGTCGAGCCGGCTTTCAACGGTACGGCCCTGCTGCTCGCTGTCGCTCTGACCCGATACCTGCGTGGCAGACCTCTCTGA
- a CDS encoding SDR family oxidoreductase, whose amino-acid sequence MTQQADMALEGKVALVTGGSRGIGAAVVRRLAREGAQVAFTYVKGKAFADVLVEEIAAAGGKALAIQADSADAAAVQAAVRRAASELGGLHILVNNAGLNLIDGVEQYSLEKFDRMVAVNVKGVFAAVQASVPFLEEGGRIITVGSINADRVPVDGLSVYAMTKAAVAGLNRGLARELSSRGITVNNVQVGPTDTDMNPDGTKFAAGAKELMATHSYARPDDIASAIAYLARPEAWYVTGANWNVDGGYTV is encoded by the coding sequence ATGACCCAGCAGGCAGACATGGCCCTTGAAGGCAAGGTGGCATTGGTTACCGGAGGCTCACGAGGGATCGGAGCAGCCGTCGTTCGCCGCCTTGCTCGCGAAGGCGCGCAGGTGGCCTTCACCTACGTCAAGGGGAAGGCTTTCGCTGACGTTCTGGTCGAGGAGATCGCTGCGGCCGGAGGCAAGGCACTGGCTATTCAGGCGGACAGTGCGGATGCGGCAGCCGTCCAAGCCGCCGTTCGCCGAGCGGCCTCCGAACTCGGTGGTCTGCACATTTTGGTGAACAATGCCGGGCTGAACCTCATTGACGGTGTAGAGCAGTATTCCTTGGAAAAGTTCGATCGGATGGTGGCGGTCAATGTAAAGGGCGTGTTTGCGGCCGTGCAGGCCTCTGTGCCCTTCCTTGAGGAGGGGGGCCGCATCATTACCGTGGGCAGCATCAACGCCGACAGGGTGCCGGTCGATGGGCTGTCGGTGTACGCGATGACGAAGGCAGCTGTCGCTGGGCTGAACCGAGGCCTCGCCCGTGAGTTGTCGTCGCGTGGCATCACGGTGAACAACGTCCAGGTAGGCCCCACCGACACGGACATGAATCCTGACGGTACAAAGTTCGCCGCTGGGGCCAAGGAGTTGATGGCCACCCATTCGTACGCCAGACCTGACGACATCGCCAGCGCAATCGCCTACCTTGCCCGGCCCGAGGCCTGGTACGTCACCGGCGCCAACTGGAACGTAGACGGTGGCTACACCGTGTGA
- a CDS encoding SDR family oxidoreductase produces the protein MDRLATKVALISGGARGMGAAHARAIVAEGGRVVIGDVRDEEGEHLARELGPTALYAHLDVTSAEAWEAAVALAEREFGSLSALVNNAGITNFGAIGKYSEQDWETVLRINLTGCFLGITAALPALKRATPSSIVNISSTAGLQGSAELHGYTAAKWGVRGLTKSVAMEVGVDGVRVNSVHPGVVHTPMISGYDVSALGGGALGRGAEPEEISALVVYLVSDESSFVTGAEFVIDGGMTAGTPAFGPVKDHQDTRPNR, from the coding sequence ATGGACAGACTGGCAACGAAAGTTGCGTTGATCAGCGGCGGAGCTCGGGGGATGGGGGCAGCGCATGCCCGTGCGATCGTTGCTGAAGGCGGTCGCGTCGTTATCGGCGACGTGCGTGACGAAGAGGGCGAACACCTGGCACGGGAGCTCGGCCCAACCGCCCTCTACGCGCATCTTGACGTAACCAGCGCCGAGGCTTGGGAGGCAGCTGTAGCCCTCGCCGAGCGGGAGTTCGGTTCCCTCAGCGCACTGGTCAACAACGCCGGAATCACGAATTTCGGGGCGATCGGTAAGTACAGTGAGCAGGACTGGGAGACGGTTCTGCGCATCAACCTCACCGGATGTTTCCTCGGTATCACCGCAGCACTTCCAGCCCTGAAGCGGGCGACTCCCTCGTCCATCGTGAACATCTCCTCGACGGCCGGCCTGCAGGGCTCCGCGGAACTCCACGGCTACACCGCAGCCAAATGGGGCGTTCGAGGCCTCACCAAGTCGGTTGCGATGGAGGTCGGGGTGGATGGAGTGCGAGTGAATTCCGTGCATCCCGGCGTCGTTCATACACCGATGATCTCCGGGTATGACGTCTCTGCCCTTGGGGGTGGGGCGCTCGGTCGAGGCGCCGAGCCAGAGGAGATCTCCGCACTTGTCGTCTACCTCGTCAGCGATGAATCGAGCTTTGTGACCGGAGCCGAATTTGTGATTGACGGCGGCATGACCGCCGGCACGCCAGCCTTCGGCCCCGTCAAGGACCATCAGGACACGCGGCCTAACCGATGA
- a CDS encoding IS3 family transposase, with product MRASSRGTTSHPVPTVVTSAVTSATPTVSHVPGSAAVPHLSPPWAPGTGWRISVNTVAKLMAELSLLARKVRRRSGRTRPGKRPTTPDFVKRDFTAEEPDSVWAGDMTEIVTEEGKLYLATVIDLFPRRLLGYTMGTRHDADLVVAALNMAAAARRGDMSGVIFHSDRGPEYTSRKCGRACRKLGVFQSMGRVGSCFDNAVSEAFNSVLKVEYVHRHTFRTRAAARIRIATWITDFYHTRRLHSVCEFTSPINHENDHRAGLTVRPAAWEGLHYPRGSTGSLRERAPAATPCGGGCRCVEPAARQVAVTRCSHRLRSSWRR from the coding sequence TTGCGGGCCTCCAGCCGCGGCACCACGAGCCACCCGGTCCCCACCGTCGTGACCAGCGCGGTCACCAGCGCGACCCCCACTGTCTCCCACGTCCCCGGCTCCGCCGCCGTACCCCACCTCTCCCCGCCTTGGGCACCGGGCACCGGCTGGCGCATCTCGGTGAACACCGTCGCGAAGCTGATGGCTGAACTCAGCCTCCTTGCCCGGAAAGTGAGACGCCGGAGCGGGCGGACCAGGCCGGGGAAGCGGCCGACCACACCGGATTTCGTCAAGAGGGACTTCACCGCCGAGGAACCCGACTCCGTCTGGGCAGGCGACATGACGGAGATCGTCACCGAGGAGGGCAAGCTCTACCTCGCCACGGTCATCGACCTGTTCCCCCGACGCCTGCTCGGCTACACGATGGGCACCCGCCACGACGCGGACCTGGTCGTGGCCGCCCTGAACATGGCCGCGGCCGCCCGCCGCGGTGACATGAGCGGCGTGATCTTCCACAGCGACCGCGGGCCGGAATACACCTCACGGAAGTGCGGCCGTGCCTGCCGCAAACTCGGCGTCTTCCAGTCCATGGGGCGAGTCGGCTCGTGCTTCGACAACGCCGTCAGCGAGGCGTTCAACAGCGTGCTCAAGGTCGAGTACGTCCACCGTCACACCTTCCGCACCCGCGCAGCGGCCCGAATCAGGATCGCCACCTGGATCACCGACTTCTACCACACCCGCCGACTACACAGCGTGTGCGAGTTCACAAGCCCGATCAACCACGAGAACGACCACCGAGCCGGCCTCACAGTGAGGCCGGCGGCATGGGAAGGACTCCACTATCCGAGGGGATCGACAGGGTCACTTCGCGAGAGGGCACCCGCCGCCACTCCTTGCGGCGGCGGGTGCCGGTGCGTCGAACCGGCAGCTCGTCAGGTCGCAGTCACACGGTGTAGCCACCGTCTACGTTCCAGTTGGCGCCGGTGA
- a CDS encoding SDR family NAD(P)-dependent oxidoreductase: MTAELQGKVAVITGGASGIGRAVVECFLAEGARVVVGDIDDVAGEKLKQELGDDVQFQRTDVRRADDIEALVASAVSAFGKLDIMVNNAGAVGEPTGLLDLDPDGFSRTCDLLLRSVVLGHTYAGRQMRLQGTGGSIVSLSSIAGIQGGFAAPSYDAAKAAVIQVARTATSELAQYGIRSNVVLPGMTRTPIMARGTKLDPALYEDFVEALREPFAEFHPLGRGGDPRDIANAVLYLASDRSSFVTGQYLIVDGGLTSVFSRDLGEVVGKAFEIMGVDDIDPRFGSAARLK, from the coding sequence GTGACCGCGGAACTGCAGGGCAAGGTCGCGGTGATCACCGGCGGTGCCAGCGGAATCGGCCGCGCGGTCGTCGAGTGCTTCCTCGCAGAAGGAGCCCGGGTCGTTGTCGGCGACATCGACGATGTCGCCGGCGAGAAGCTCAAGCAAGAGTTGGGCGACGATGTTCAGTTCCAACGCACCGACGTGCGACGTGCCGACGACATTGAGGCGCTGGTGGCCTCCGCGGTGTCAGCCTTCGGGAAGCTCGACATCATGGTGAACAACGCTGGCGCTGTCGGGGAACCGACCGGCTTGCTGGATCTCGACCCCGACGGGTTCAGCCGTACCTGCGACCTGCTGCTGCGCTCCGTGGTGTTGGGACATACGTACGCTGGCAGACAGATGAGACTGCAGGGGACCGGCGGCAGTATCGTGTCACTCTCGAGCATCGCAGGCATCCAGGGTGGCTTTGCAGCACCGTCGTACGATGCCGCGAAGGCAGCCGTCATCCAGGTCGCCAGAACTGCGACATCGGAACTCGCGCAATACGGAATTCGATCCAATGTCGTTTTGCCCGGCATGACGCGTACACCGATCATGGCGCGAGGGACGAAGCTGGACCCGGCCCTCTACGAGGATTTCGTCGAAGCCCTTCGCGAGCCGTTCGCAGAGTTCCACCCGCTGGGCCGCGGCGGCGACCCGCGCGACATCGCAAACGCCGTGCTCTACCTGGCCAGCGATCGCTCCAGCTTTGTCACTGGCCAGTACCTCATCGTGGACGGGGGACTCACCTCCGTCTTTTCCCGAGATCTTGGTGAGGTCGTCGGGAAGGCTTTCGAAATCATGGGAGTCGATGACATCGATCCGAGATTCGGCTCTGCTGCCCGCCTGAAGTGA